In the genome of Brienomyrus brachyistius isolate T26 chromosome 24, BBRACH_0.4, whole genome shotgun sequence, the window TCAAATCTGTAAGAGGTAAGCATATTAAACAGATGTCAGAAAATCCCTTATAGCCACAAATGAATTGTATTAAAACTACTCTTTATTACTAATATTACTAATAtcaatctgtaatctgtataatATCAACAGAGGCTGTCCGACTTGGCTGCAGTCAGTTTATACTGCACCCCTGCAGCggccggcagatggcgctccacgtcacgtcagctgcagacagacctaATGCAAATCGAACGCACCCATTGAGTGAGGTCTACATGCGTTCACCCAAACCTTTCATTATTCAACAATTAACCAATTAACCTTAAGTAGTACTCCCTTGGCTCCTCCCCAGCCTCCACGTGAGAAAAGTACAGTGTAACAGTAAAATCGATCCCACATATTTCAATGGTGAAATATGTTTTATGATTGTCACATCAGGCATATGCAAATGTgtatatacagtcaggtccataaatattgggacatcgacccaattctaatctttttggctctatacaccacctcaatggatttgaaatggaatgaacaagatgtgctttaactgcagactttcagctttaatttgagggtatttacatacaaatcaggtgaacggtgtaggaattacagcagtttgtatatctgccacccactttttaagggaccaaaagtaatgggacaaattaacaatcataaatcaaactttcactttttaatacttggttgcaaatcctttgcagtcaattacagcctgaagtccggaatgcacaggcatcatcaaacgctgggttacatccctagtgatgctctgccaggcctctactgcaactgtccTCAGTTCCTGCTTCTTCTTGGGGCttttccccttcagttttgtctttagcaagCGAAATGCACGctcaatcggattcaggtcaggtgattgacttggccattgcataacattctacttctttgccttaaaaaactctttggttgctttcgcagtatgcttcaggtcattgtccatctgcactatgaagcaccgtccaatgagttctgaagcatttggctgaatatgagcagataatattgcccgaaacacttcagaattcatcctgctgcttttgtcagcaggcacatcatcaataaatacaagggaaccagttccagtggcagccatacatgcccacgccatgacactaccaccaccatacttcactgatgatgtggtaTGTTATGGATCatgagcagttcctttccttctccatactcttctcttcccatcactctggtacaagtttgtctttgtctcatctgtccataggatgttgttccagaactgtaaaggcttttttagatgttgtttggcaaactctaatctggccttcctgtttttgaggctcaccaatggtttacatctttagttgaaccctctgtattcactctggtgaagtcttctcttgattgttgaccttgacacacatacacctacgtcctggagagtgttcttgatctggccaactgtactgaaggggtttttcttcaccagggaaagatttcttcggtcatccaccacagttgttttccgtggtcttgcaactcttttggtgttgctgagctcaccggtgcgatctttctttttaagaatgttccaaacagttgatttggccacacctaatgtatttgctatctctctgatgggtttgtttttatttttcagcctaatgacggcttgcttcactgatagtgacagctctttgcatctcatattgagagttgacagcaacggattccaaatgcaaatagcacacttgaaatgaactctagaccttttatctgctccttgtaaattagatgagggaatgacacacacttggccatggaacagctgagcagccaattgtcccattacttttggtcacttaaaaagtgggtggcagatatacaaactgctgtaattcctacaccgttcacctgatttgtatgtaagtaccctcaaattaaagctgaaagtctgcagttaaagcacatcttattcgtttcatttcaaatccattgtggtggtgtatagagccaaaaagattagaattgtgtcgatgtcacaatatttatagacctgactgtatatataaaaactaattaGGAAAAGAACATACTAAAACAACCAAAATAAATTAACCTGtttcttgaaaatataaaaatgggCTCAGAATGTGATGTTGCTTCCTTGTAAACAAGACACAATGGCGAGCAGCAATAGGAAAGGGAAGTAACGCTTCTGAAAAGAAGCCCTAAAAGAACTTATGGAGGAGGCGGTCAGAAATATGTTTCAATAAAATAACTATCGCAATGTTGTGCAGCATTCAGGGGGAAAACCTTACAGCTCCAAAGTGTCACGCCCTGCATTCCTGCCCCTTCACTTTCTCCCTGATCATGTCTTACCTCTCGTTGCAGCCCTCGTGTGATTCACACAAGATGCATCTCGTTTGCTCCTCGTCAGTGGTGTATAAGAGCACCTCCCACCCCTGTACTCCTGAGTCTGGTCATTGATGTCGCCCTAGTGTGTGTTAGCACTCTAGTGATGTTTCCCGTTTGTAGTCGTACTTTCTGTTTGACCCCTTGCAGTTTGCTTTATTTTGCCTGTTCCCGTTtccctttaataaaccccttacTAGTTTGTCCTCATACCTGCTCTTGTCTCCTTCGTTATTGGAATGTGGCATCAAGTACTTGTGTGGGCACCAGAATTACATCTTTTAAATGCCCAAAGCACGCTCTGCAGCAGTGTGTGTTCTTTGGTGTGTGGTGTTATACCTCCACTCAGCAACGGTTTGGAGATTCAACACTGGAATTAGCAGGTATTCActacttttccattgacttctggtcaagacccagtaccaaaagtaccaagATACCTCGAGTACATCAGTACTTTGGGATGGTACTTGCAAATGTATTTATTGCTGACTGGTTATGCAAATAACCTGCCTTGTAAATACAACATACATCTGGCATTCTATTAACAGTAGCAACCAACGTAAAAcataagtaataataatggatgctTGGACAAATGAAGAGACTCAAACTTTAATTGTGATCTATATCGACCCAACACGAACAACAGGTCATCTACCACCTCGAGTCCAAAGTTGCTGCGTGTCTTGTGCATGGGCTTCACAGCTTGCCAGCGGTCATTCACAGGGTCGTAGGCCTCCACGCTCCGTAAATACTTGAACTGGAATGTACCCCCTACCTGGGAGACGCCAAATATAAGTCAGCACTTGGACACCAAAGGGACAGACAAACAGCAGCATtcccaaagtcatgaactcATTGGGTAAGAAccttagaacctcccattgGCTATATATGACTTATATATGACTATATATGTAAAAGGTACATGAAAGGAGTCACTCACTGCATAGACTTTATCCTTGTAGGAAATGACTCCAACACCATGCCGGGGAGTTCTTATTGGGGCTATAGTGGTCCATCGCTCAGTGACTGGGTCGTAGCACTCAGCGGTTGGGACGGTTGTATCTCCATTGTAGCCACCACACATATATATCTAGGAAAACCATTGTAAACATGAAGACACTTATGCTGTATATCAGTGTTATCCGAtccggtcctctgggacctgcagaatctccatgtttttgctccctcacagctccATGCCAGAGGATTCATAGGGAGcccaaacatggactgtctgtaggtCTCTATGGatggggttgggaaacactgctgtatagGATTAGTAATGGAGATCCAGAGTATATGGACATTTGGTTAATGCATGTtgaatccatccaccttccataaaCATTTATCCAGTACACGGCTGTAGTGAACCTGGAGCTCACCCCAGATTAAATGCAGCCAGATTCCCCCCATTGACCCACCTTGCCGTGCAGTGTGGTGGCACTGGCGTCGCTCCTCCGCTCCTGCATGGGCTGGATGAAGGTCCAGCTGTTTGATACTGGGTCGTaccgctctgatgtgttgaggcgCGTGAGGCCATCAAAGCCGCCAAAGGCGTATATGTAGCCATCAGCCACAGCCACGCTCACATAGCAGCGTCGTGTCTGCATTGGGGCCACCAGGTCCCATGTCCGCGTAAAAGGACTGAACCTCCGCACGCTGCTGGAGCAGACTAATCCGTCAGTCCCCCCAATGAAATAAACAAATCCATATAAATAGACTGACCCATGGTAGGACAGGGGGTCTCGTGCTCCAACGTCATATCTGCCCAGGGATCGGCTCGGGTGTCATATGCCGTGATTTGACTGGCTGGGTTTTCAGTccagccaccaatggccaaCAAAATTTCGGATGGCAGGCGTGGCCGGGTCAGCGGGTTTTCAAAGTCAGACCGGGGTGGACCGGTGATGTCCAGGTCGTACACGGGCTTCAAGGCGTCGCTGACAATGCGCCTGCACTCCTTACTGGCCTTTACAAGATCATTGTTTATCACATTCCTCATTAAGTACTCTTCATTCATTAGAGCCAACCGGACCTACACAAGAAACCAGATGGAGAGAATTCCCATAAGTTCCTTGGTGCCATTTTAACAAAGGATACAACAGCAAGTCCAAATTTCTCATTTTCATATtgctttagctgaagccatttactttgaaagtctcagatATGTCTTAACACTTGTTTGATTTAAGACATTTCAGTATTtcttgttttcagtttgtttcactGTACTGCCACTTGTAATACTTGGAAGCCTAAGTTGTACACTTATGGaacatggaaatggaggtttAGTCTCTAGACACTGTATTAAGGACTAGGGAGTTCGCTGAGTTAGCGTTCTATTCTTATGTCCACATGTCAGTGAGAACAGTGTATCattatactcaccttgggcaacagcACAGCAATGTGGCCATTGCGGCTGGAAGGCTCATGTGCGATCCATCGGAGGATGGCCTCAAACACCACCTCCTCCTGGCTAACGTTCAGCTCATCTTTTTCGATAATGTCATCAAGTTGCTCTAGAGTGAGCTGTAGGAAATCCTCCGAGGAGCTGGCGATCTCCTTGAAGTTCCTCAAGACATTGCAAAATACAGACTCCCGCAGCTCGCTGAGGTGGTAGATGTCGGCGATTATAAAAATGCCAACACAGTTTTCAAGGCAGAGCTGGTCCTGCAGGAAGTTGCTGCAGTGCTGCATGATGCTTGGGATGTTAAACTGATCAGCGGCCACCAGGAGGCTCTCCACGTTGTCAGGCGTGACAACCAGAGAGTGCGCGTAGGCGTACTCGATGATCAGCTTCATGGCTTccggggaaatgcctgggataATGTACTCACGCTTCCCCTTCACGTTCCAGCTACTGGCGAACAGAGCTCTGAAAAACAATCCACATGTGACTTATTTAATAAATATGGCTTTTGCAGATAGGGTGAAATAAGGGGTTTTCTGACTCTTTTGAACCAGGAACTCCCAAATGAAAATCCACCAGAGGCAGGGATTAGAGTCCTGCGCGGGACTGGTTTTTTAATCCCGCTCCTGCGATCGCATTTATTACCATTACTGTCCGCTTCTGCTGACCGTGTCTGTCACTCTCGCAATATTTCTGTCCAATCCTGCCCAGACCCGCAGATCCATTAACGGATACACTGTATGAAGAAAAGAGTTCATGtgcattaaatattttattccaACAGAACAAGaactaaacaaataaaacaaattcaacaaaaGTCTCTCAAACTAATCAGATGTGCAAATATCTGCAGagttattaaaaaacaaaaaccaaacCTATACAAGAAATGTTCAAATATCACATTACTATAAACAAGAGCACCTTAAAAACATAAGAGAACCCTGAACCTTATTTtaaagacatacatttaaacAAGCTGAACATCACAATTTAATACGATGGATCAGAACAAACacgaatatataacacaaaataaattacatcagttacattctccctccatccatccatccatccatccattttccaaaccgcttatcccactgggtcgcgggggtccggagcctatcccggaagcaatgggcacgaggcagggaacaacccaggatggggggtcagaccatcgcaggacacattcacacatgcactcctacgggccatttagcaagtccaattagcctcagcatgtttttggactgtggggggaaaccggagtacttacATTCTCAATCCTGCCAAAAGTCTTTGGACCCGCTGTCCATTTTTAGCCGCCCGCGTCAACCTTAAAACCGCCCGCTCCCGCGAGAtctccgttgggtcccgcgggatcccagtcccaatgcaggacaCTAGTAGGGATCTTCCAACACAGATGATCACATAAGAGCCTCGGAACTAGGGACAAGTTgggctttaatattaattttccatttCAGGACATTTGTATCACAATACCAAGTTATTGTCAGGAAGAAGTCATTGCTAAAGAGAAAAATCTCACTCCTgattttagcataattagcatatatgggtcacagctATACACCGGAAATATGGGCTGCAGCCACACAAAGTTATTTCGTGGGTGCTGAATTCAGTGCTGCCGACTTAGGAACTTTGTCGCTATATTTAGCGAGTTCTTAGACGCCTCTAGTGACTCGTTTTCAAATAAGCGACTAGCGACGTCGTTCTTACTCTTCTCACCGAGCAGCGGGCGCTGCCGTGGGCTCCTCTGCCGTCTCAAAGCAGTCACAGGCGAACAGTCCTCACGCAGCAGTCCCATCCAGCTGCAGTCAGAGCAGATGTTTATCTCTCCGCGCCCAGACTGCAAATGAATTGCGCATGCGCGAACCCGCCACTGGCTTGTTTAGGGCgggaaaaaattttaaattattttttatttatttttttcaccgaaatttaaattattctacgtctaaaatattttattttacgtctAAAATAAATGACTGCAATAAATG includes:
- the LOC125719867 gene encoding kelch-like protein 10, producing MKLIIEYAYAHSLVVTPDNVESLLVAADQFNIPSIMQHCSNFLQDQLCLENCVGIFIIADIYHLSELRESVFCNVLRNFKEIASSSEDFLQLTLEQLDDIIEKDELNVSQEEVVFEAILRWIAHEPSSRNGHIAVLLPKVRLALMNEEYLMRNVINNDLVKASKECRRIVSDALKPVYDLDITGPPRSDFENPLTRPRLPSEILLAIGGWTENPASQITAYDTRADPWADMTLEHETPCPTMGQSIYMDLFISLGGLTD